GTACGGGATGGTGTATTCAACACCGGCCGGGAAGTAGCGGCTCAGTTCGTCCATCTTGGCGCGAATCAGGTTGCCCGTGTTCAGGGCGTTCGCCTCCGGGGCCAGTTTTACGCTGAAGGCGCTGGCGGGTTTGCCGTTAAGGCGCGTGCCGTACTGGTATTCCTGGCTGCCGATTTCCACCCGGGCGACATCGCTGACGCGCACCGTCGAACCGTCCGGGTTGGCGCGCAGAACAATGTCGCCGAACTCTTGCGGGGTTGAGAGCTGACCTTTGACCAGTACCGTCGCGGTGATTTCCTGGGTGGAGCGCCCCGGCAAGTCGCCGATGCTGCCCGCCGATACCTGGGCGTTTTGACTGGCAATGGCCTGGTTGACGTCCGCCGGGGTGAGGTTGAATCCGATCAGCTTTTGCGGGTCGATCCAGATCCGCATCGCCCGTTCGGCGCCATACAGCTGGGCCTTGCCGACCCCGTCGATGCGTTTGACTTCGTTCATCACGTTGCGCGCAAGGTAATCACTGAGGGCGACCTCATCCAGCGCGCTGCTGCTGTCGGCAGTCAGGGTTACCAGCATCAGGAAGCCCGAGGAGATTTTCTCGACCTGCAGGCCTTGCTGGATAACCGCTTGCGGCAGGCGCGACTCAACCGCTTTAAGGCGGTTTTGTACATCGACCTGCGCCATTTCCGGGTCGGTACCGGGTTTGAAGGTCGCGGTAATGCTGGCACTGCCCAGGCTGCTCTGGGATTCGAAGTACAGCAAGCCGTCAGTGCCGTTGAGCTCCTGCTCGATCAGGCTGACCACGCTCTCGTCCAGGGTCTGCGCGGAGGCACCGGGGTAGATGGCGTACACCTCGACTTGCGGAGGTGCTACGTCGGGGTACTTGGCCACTGGCAACTGCGGAATGGCCAAAGCCCCCGCCAGCAGAATGAACAACGCAACGACCCAGGCAAAGACCGGGCGGTCGATAAAGAACTGCGGCATGCTCACTGATCCGTGGAGTGTGCGAGAGGGAGTGTCGGGTCATCGATCTGAACTTGCTCGCCGGGGCGTGCATGCTGCACACCCTCAATGACGATGCGGTCACCGGCCTTGAGGCCTGCATTAACGGTCCAGCGATCATTGTGGGCGCTGCCCAGTTGCACAGGCTGCAGCTGCACACGGTTCTCGACATCGAGCAACAGCACCTGGGCAATGCCGGCGCTGTCACGCAGGATCGCGCGCTGCGGCACGCTGATGCCTTCCTTGTTGACCGCCTGCTCCAGGCGAACCCGCACAAAGCTGCCCGGCAGCAAGTCGTAGTCGGGGTTCGGGAACTCGCTGCGCAGAATGATTTGCCCGGTGCTCGGGTCCACCGTCACATCGGTAAACAGCAACTTGCCCGGCAGCGGGTAAAGGCTGCCGTTTTCACGAATCAATGTGGCCTTGGCCTGCTGTTTGCCGACCTGTTGCAGTTCGCCAGCACGGAAGGCTTCGCGCAGGTTGTCGAGGTCGCGGGTGGACTGCGTCAGGTCGACATGGATCGGGTTCAGTTGCTGGATGCGTGCCATCGGCGTGACTTCGCCCTGGCCGACCAGTGCACCCTCAGTCACCAGCGCACGGCCAATGCGGCCCGAGATCGGGGCCGTCACGGTGGCGTAGCCAAGGTTCAGCTTGGCTCGCTGAACAGCGGCCAGGTTGGCGGCAACGTCGGCATTGGCCTGCTGTGCAGCCGCCCGCGCATTGTCATGGTCCTGGCGGCTGATGGCGTTGATATCAATCAGTTCGGTGTAGCGCTGATCCTGCAGTTTTGCCTGCAAGGCAACGGCCCGTGCCTTGCTCAACGCGGCCTGCGCGCTGTCCAGGTCGGCCTTGAAGGGCGCCGGGTCAATCAGGAACAGCACATCGCCTTGTTTGACTTCGCTGCCTTCGGTGTACACACGTTTGAGTACCACGCCTGCAACCCGGGCACTGACTTGCGCCACGCGCGGGGCGACCACGCGCCCACTCAATTCGTTATTGACAGTCAGTGGCGCCGTGGCGATGACTTCGGTACGTACTTTGGCCAAAGGGGCCTTGGTTTCAGCGGCCGGGCTTTTGTCGCAGGCACTGAGGGCCAGAGCCATGGCCGTGAGAAATAGAGGGGCGAAGAGCTTTTTCAACGATCGTGCCTTCTTAAATATGCGGGATGTTTCTGTTTGGCATGCTAAGCGCAGCACGCAAGGGGCGTTGTGAAGCTATGTAGAGGGTGTGTGAAAAAGTGTGAAGGTTTTGGGTCTATCCCTGCGAGGTTGTATATCCTTCGGGTTTTCCCCCGGTTGTAAGCATTTATTATGCCCACTATTTTGCTGGTCGAAGACGACGTTGCGCTCTCTGAGCTGATTGCCAGCTATCTGGAGCGCAATGGCTATCAAGTCAGCGTGATCGCACGTGGCGATCAAGTAT
This genomic stretch from Pseudomonas deceptionensis harbors:
- a CDS encoding efflux RND transporter periplasmic adaptor subunit yields the protein MALALSACDKSPAAETKAPLAKVRTEVIATAPLTVNNELSGRVVAPRVAQVSARVAGVVLKRVYTEGSEVKQGDVLFLIDPAPFKADLDSAQAALSKARAVALQAKLQDQRYTELIDINAISRQDHDNARAAAQQANADVAANLAAVQRAKLNLGYATVTAPISGRIGRALVTEGALVGQGEVTPMARIQQLNPIHVDLTQSTRDLDNLREAFRAGELQQVGKQQAKATLIRENGSLYPLPGKLLFTDVTVDPSTGQIILRSEFPNPDYDLLPGSFVRVRLEQAVNKEGISVPQRAILRDSAGIAQVLLLDVENRVQLQPVQLGSAHNDRWTVNAGLKAGDRIVIEGVQHARPGEQVQIDDPTLPLAHSTDQ